A region from the Pseudomonas sp. P8_229 genome encodes:
- a CDS encoding energy transducer TonB: protein MRWFFAGLLLTIFSLALAAEGLLIPEHNPKPIYPRALHRAGIDGEVKVSFIVKADGSVNGISIVHSDHPELAEAAREAIAQWRFKPWTVDEGRPAEQPVLAPMLFRLHQDQPIHLNQWLQTVKCRVINDSFRNLPEYAWVDAQIFNDTRAYVSNVIHQSQLANEQRLAIIAKINRRVPMIVRGCRENPMRKYMSFLPREVRELL, encoded by the coding sequence ATGCGGTGGTTTTTTGCTGGGCTTTTGTTGACGATCTTCAGTCTGGCGCTGGCGGCAGAAGGGTTGCTCATCCCTGAACACAACCCCAAGCCGATTTACCCCAGAGCGTTGCACAGGGCCGGGATCGATGGCGAGGTCAAGGTCAGCTTCATCGTCAAGGCGGATGGTTCGGTCAACGGGATCAGCATTGTGCACAGTGATCATCCAGAACTGGCGGAAGCAGCCCGGGAGGCGATAGCGCAGTGGCGATTCAAGCCCTGGACGGTCGATGAAGGTCGGCCGGCGGAACAGCCGGTGCTGGCGCCAATGCTCTTCCGGCTTCATCAGGATCAGCCGATCCACCTCAACCAGTGGCTGCAGACAGTGAAATGTCGAGTAATCAACGATAGCTTCAGGAACCTGCCAGAGTACGCGTGGGTTGATGCGCAGATATTCAATGACACCCGCGCATACGTCTCCAACGTCATCCACCAGAGCCAGTTGGCGAATGAACAGCGTCTGGCGATCATTGCAAAGATCAACCGGCGCGTCCCCATGATCGTCAGAGGTTGCCGGGAAAACCCGATGCGCAAATACATGAGTTTTTTGCCGCGGGAGGTTCGTGAGTTGCTATGA